One segment of Vulpes lagopus strain Blue_001 chromosome 8, ASM1834538v1, whole genome shotgun sequence DNA contains the following:
- the SPATA3 gene encoding spermatogenesis-associated protein 3 yields MRKGKRKKPESRRRGSTPQQASSEATPQQASSEAIPQQASSEAIPLHTSSESTSQQPSPGSTPQPSSESTPQPPAPQAVPAPETNPPTRSLVPQDTNTKASSRSRKTGSLTRAGPRAFCSCSSCPGSSACWRRLGLCHSRIFDVLLPRAWPTMPGRGSPSLLTFYRKPTRKHSSHRNSRPPSSRDCCCGSGGPRSCLLHH; encoded by the exons ATGAGGAAGGGCAAAAGGAAGAAGCCAGAGTCCAGACGCCGTGGCTCCACCCCACAGCAGGCCAGCTCCGAGGCCACCCCACAGCAGGCCAGTTCCGAGGCCATCCCCCAGCAGGCCAGCTCCGAGGCCATCCCACTGCACACCAGCTCTGAGTCCACCTCGCAGCAGCCCAGCCCGGGATCCACCCCGCAGCCCAGCTCTGAATCCACCCCGCAACCGCCTGCACCCCAGGCTGTCCCAGCTCCCGAAACCAACCCCCCCACCCGGAGCCTGGTGCCTCAGGACACTAACACAAAAGCATCCTCTCGATCCAGGAAAACAG GGTCTCTGACTCGTGCGGGCCCGCGGGCCTTCTGTTCCTGTTCCTCTTGCCCTGGCAGCTCTGCTTGCTGGCGTCGCCTGGGCCTGTGTCACAGCCGCATCTTTGATGTCCTCCTTCCTCGGGCCTGGCCGACCATGCCAGGGAGAGGATCCCCAAGCCTCCTCACTTTCTACAG AAAACCTACAAGAAAACACTCAAGTCATCGTAATTCGCGTCCTCCGAGCTCTCGGGACTGCTGCTGTGGCTCTGGGGGCCCTAGGAGCTGCCTATTACATCATTGA